The DNA sequence cctccccccccaactaccccaaagagagcggatccgttccggttatgtcaatcatgtatctagaaatTTGctcttattttccccaccaagtttcatcccgatccttccgctctaagtgttttccaatattttaggtttccccctcccaactcccccccataTCACCAGAtcgggtcgggatttaaaataagatctctgagacacgatgtcctttcaaacatcaaatttcattaagatctgatcaaccgttcgtatgttaaaaatacttcattttttctatttttctgaattaaccgccccccccactccccccaggggtcaaatcgggaaaatgactattcttaatttaatctggtccggccattgatacgcctgccaaatttcgtcgtcctagcttacctggaagtgcctaaagtagtgAAACCGgtaccgacagaccgacagaatttgcgattgctatatttTGCTTGGctaatactaagtgccataaaaactgaaaaaatttaaaatatattttgttttcagtaaagtggaaGTTACGCTCTGGTTTTGAGAAGACAGGGGGGTTGTCAGCCACACTCATGTTAatgtttgctcgttttgagtttgactcggttatttattgtaaattcgATTCAATGATGTACTTATTTCTGAATCATAGctggatttaaagaaaatatttacaaaaccaGAAAAAGTATACGCGGATAcgctttttattccttttacttaaaacctttaaaaatggaaggatgaaaaaaaatgaggtgcaaattttgaattataaattttaggCAGTGTTGGTTTATCAAAAAGACCTTTCAACCTCGCTACCAGGCGATGCATTTTTCCAATACAGATGACAACACCAACTCCTGCGTAGCTATAACTGTCGGGCCGAACGGCTACCCAAGGTAATTAATGAATTCTTTGTTAAGAATTCATTAAATACCTAATTGAAAGATGCTGGAAATCATTATCATTATGATAACATGTTGTGTTAACGAATCACGACGGCATATCAGATTATCAGATCATCAACTCTAATTATGACGTCATCTCAGGATTAGTTAATTATGACACAAGAGTGGATTATTATTAGAGCCTAATTATGACGTCATCTAACTGACATCTAAAAATGAAGTcaaatttagaataaaactgCTCGCCTAAAGGGAAACATATTACTGTGAATTTAAGATTGATAGGAAGATAGAAATGAAGGAAGATAGAAATGATTTTCCGCCAATGAAAGGCTCATGCTATCAAGATAGTTGCTTCATAGTAGCACCAGACGGCGAAATTTTGCGTGGTCGCGCTGGTCGCCTAAAGGCTAACTGGTACATTAATAAAGGCTGTGGAATACAGGTGAAGGAAAACCCTTTTACAGTTCGACTCGTGCCTCCTCTCAAGGGAGATTGGAATAATTCTTCATCAGAGAAACACCCATCGAATTTAACTTGCTACTTAGTAGCACCAGATGGTGAAATTTTGCGCACCCTTGGTCGCAAAAATGCTGACTGGTACCTTAGTAGAGACCTTGCAAAACAGGTGAAGGAAGACCCTTTTACGATTCAACTGAAGTCAGAACCAAAGTGGCGACCTGTTGGAGTATGTGATAAATATTATCAGACACCTAAAATAATCCGCTGTGTTGTATGTGGTCAAACAGAATCCTGCGTGAGAAAAAATGTTGTCCCGAAAGAATATCGTAAGCATTTACCGAACATCCTGAAAAGCCATCAGTCTCACGACGTTCTTTGGTTATGTGTCACATGTCATAAAATTAGTAATAATTGCGATCAGGCGCTACGTAAGCGACTGGCTGAGGAATGTAGAGCTCCAACTGGGGCCATAGACAAGGTCAAAGCAACCAAAGATCCTTTGTTGAAGAAAGTTGTATCAGCGG is a window from the Artemia franciscana chromosome 17, ASM3288406v1, whole genome shotgun sequence genome containing:
- the LOC136037496 gene encoding exonuclease 3'-5' domain-containing protein 2-like — translated: MKEDRNDFPPMKGSCYQDSCFIVAPDGEILRGRAGRLKANWYINKGCGIQVKENPFTVRLVPPLKGDWNNSSSEKHPSNLTCYLVAPDGEILRTLGRKNADWYLSRDLAKQVKEDPFTIQLKSEPKWRPVGVCDKYYQTPKIIRCVVCGQTESCVRKNVVPKEYRKHLPNILKSHQSHDVLWLCVTCHKISNNCDQALRKRLAEECRAPTGAIDKVKATKDPLLKKVVSAARTIKSAKDRIPFDRLAELEAIITEYYNVSLLTSEVLEEALKIGTQSLNKEPHGRKVVSCYVQKPEGLLSLEILWRKHFIDSMKPEFLPPYWSLDHNKERLDNRMAQNRVDREDYVKAVGRGEAV